One Triticum dicoccoides isolate Atlit2015 ecotype Zavitan chromosome 5B, WEW_v2.0, whole genome shotgun sequence genomic window carries:
- the LOC119308849 gene encoding disease resistance protein RUN1-like isoform X3: MVGTEMLAAAAVSQVARKIGEIIGAAQGEVTLCCSFSDDLESIKDTLVYLEDLLKNAERNSFGSERANLRHWLAQIKSLAFDIEDMVDDYYSSKEQFEGSSSYAQKGSLFCSLSNPVISKVSMVHKMKSKRELLQTRQHLPNQYHFISHINSVVDFDEKQTTSYRNSDITLFGRDRDLENLMDMIMQKSVGEISIISIVGPMGLGKTSLAQLVFNDARTKAFSFRIWVHVSMGNVSLEKIGRDIVSQTTERIEGNMQLQSIKNAVQTILNKYSCLIVLDSLWGKDEEVNELKQMLLTGIQTESKIVVTTHSYKVAELVSTVPPYKLSALSEDDCLNIFSQRAMAGRGDPLFREYGEEIVRRCGGTPLVANFLGSVVNAQRQRREIWKAAKDKEMWKLEEDYPEDKISPLFPSFKIIYYNMPHELRLCFVYCSIFPKGSVIDKKKLIQQWIALDMIESRHGTLPLDVTAEKYIDELKAIYFLQVIETHQTAGEIFNASEEMLCMHDLAHDLARSVAGEDILVILDAENERHNRFCDYRYAQVSASSLQSIDSKAWPSKARSLIFKTSGTELEDVSEVFSVNKYLRVLDLSECSVNEIPASVFQLKQLRYLDASTLSITTLPPQFSSFNKLQALDLSETELMELPSFLSNLKGLNYLNLQGCQKLQELKSLDLLHDLHYLNLSCCPEVRSFPESIENLTKLRFLNLSRCSKLPTLPNRLLQSFASLCSLVDLNLSGFEFQMLPEFFGNICSLQYLNLSECSKLEELPQSFGQLAYLKALNLSSCPDLKILGSFECVTSLQFLNLSNCTSLEYLPLCLKKLQNLDVSGCQDGIVQSCSSSSGSSPSHQFPEQAEQVRLSIVISEIIPEAPVIGDLKGKKKLASASGLDVVPEVVTKGARSHCLHLILRPLLQAQGHRWHMSHLRMFQRTIIWCRMER, translated from the exons ATGGTTGGTACGGAGATGCTCGCGGCCGCGGCTGTGAGCCAGGTCGCCCGCAAGATCGGCGAAATCATCGGCGCCGCGCAGGGCGAGGTCACGCTGTGCTGCAGTTTCAGCGACGACCTGGAGAGCATAAAGGACACTCTGGTGTACCTAGAAGACCTGCTGAAAAATGCGGAGAGGAACTCCTTCGGAAGCGAGAGGGCAAATCTGCGGCACTGGCTCGCCCAGATCAAGTCCCTGGCCTTCGACATCGAAGACATGGTTGACGACTACTACTCTTCCAAGGAGCAGTTTGAAGGGAGCAGCAGCTATGCTCAGAAG GGATCATTGTTCTGCTCACTTTCCAATCCCGTGATTTCGAAAGTTAGCATGGTTCATAAGATGAAATCCAAGAGAGAGTTGTTGCAGACAAGGCAACACTTGCCTAATCAATATCATTTCATTTCACATATTAACTCAGTGGTGGATTTTGATGAGAAGCAGACAACATCATACAGAAATAGTGACATTACTCTTTTTGGGAGAGATAGAGACTTAGAAAATCTCATGGACATGATAATGCAGAAAAGTGTCGGTGAGATTTCCATTATTTCTATAGTAGGGCCCATGGGTCTCGGGAAAACAAGCCTTGCGCAGCTAGTTTTCAATGATGCCAGAACAAAGGCATTCAGCTTCAGGATATGGGTTCATGTTTCCATGGGTAATGTCAGCCTTGAAAAAATCGGGAGGGATATAGTTTCACAAACTACCGAAAGGATTGAGGGAAATATGCAATTACAATCAATTAAGAATGCTGTTCAAACCATACTTAATAAGTATAGCTGCTTAATAGTATTAGACAGCTTGTGGGGTAAAGATGAAGAAGTGAATGAGCTGAAGCAGATGTTGCTCACTGGTATACAGACAGAAAGCAAGATTGTAGTGACCACCCATAGCTATAAAGTTGCTGAGTTGGTGTCTACTGTTCCGCCTTACAAGTTGTCTGCATTATCTGAAGATGACTGTTTAAATATATTTTCACAAAGGGCAATGGCTGGGCGTGGTGACCCACTGTTCAGGGAATACGGAGAAGAAATTGTTAGAAGGTGTGGCGGCACACCCTTGGTTGCTAACTTTCTTGGATCTGTTGTGAATGCTCAACGACAGAGGCGTGAGATTTGGAAAGCTGCCAAGGATAAAGAAATGTGGAAGCTAGAGGAAGATTATCCTGAAGACAAAATTTCACCACTATTTCCATCTTTCAAGATAATATATTATAATATGCCTCACGAGCTAAGATTATGCTTTGTATACTGTTCAATCTTCCCTAAAGGATCTGTTATAGACAAGAAAAAACTTATTCAGCAATGGATtgcacttgacatgattgagtccaGACATGGAACCTTACCTCTGGATGTAACTGCTGAGAAGTATATTGACGAACTCAAAGCAATATATTTCCTTCAAGTTATAGAAACGCATCAA ACTGCTGGAGAAATATTCAATGCATCAGAGGAAATGCTCTGCATGCATGATTTAGCACATGATCTTGCTAGGTCAGTTGCTGGTGAAGATATCCTTGTGATTTTGGACGCGGAGAATGAACGCCATAATAGATTTTGTGATTACCGTTACGCACAGGTGTCAGCTTCTAGCTTACAGTCAATAGACAGCAAGGCTTGGCCTTCTAAGGCAAGGTCACTCATTTTCAAGACTAGTGGTACAGAATTGGAAGATGTCAGCGAAGTTTTTTCAGTGAACAAGTATCTGCGCGTTCTAGATCTTAGTGAATGTTCTGTTAATGAGATACCTGCTTCTGTTTTTCAGCTGAAGCAACTGCGGTACCTTGATGCTTCCACTTTGTCCATTACAACACTCCCTCCTCAGTTTAGTAGCTTTAATAAGCTACAAGCGTTGGATCTTTCAGAAACTGAACTTATGGAATTGCCATCCTTCCTCAGCAACTTAAAGGGCCTGAATTATTTGAATCTCCAAGGTTGCCAGAAACTTCAGGAATTGAAAAGCCTTGATTTGCTGCATGATTTACATTACCTAAACTTGTCATGCTGTCCTGAAGTTAGAAGCTTCCCTGAATCTATTGAAAACCTCACCAAACTTCGTTTCTTGAACCTCTCACGGTGTTCTAAGCTTCCAACGTTACCTAATAGACTACTGCAATCATTTGCTAGCCTTTGTTCTCTTGTAGATCTTAACTTAAGTGGTTTTGAGTTCCAAATGCTGCCTGAGTTTTTTGGCAACATTTGTTCACTTCAATATCTGAATCTATCAGAATGTTCTAAACTTGAGGAGCTCCCCCAATCATTTGGCCAGCTGGCATATTTGAAAGCCCTAAATCTTTCATCTTGTCCTGATCTTAAAATTCTCGGTTCCTTTGAATGCGTTACTTCTCTTCAGTTTCTGAATCTCTCAAACTGCACTAGTCTTGAATATCTGCCACTGTGCCTTAAAAAGCTCCAAAATCTTGATGTTTCTGGCTGCCAGGATGGTATAGTACAATCCTGTTCTAGCAGCTCTGGAAGTTCCCCATCTCACCAATTTCCAGAGCAAGCTGAGCAGGTCAGATTAAGTATTGTTATCTCAGAGATCATTCCGGAGGCGCCTGTGATTGGAGATCTGAAAGGAAAGAAGAAATTAGCATCTGCTTCAGGCTTGGATGTAGTGCCTGAAGTTGTTACTAAG